In Vibrio sp. JC009, a single window of DNA contains:
- a CDS encoding tripartite tricarboxylate transporter TctB family protein: MENKTVRPNWDAFTGLFGVGFGLIYGYMSYSMPRAAFGNPMDPIYFPLGISAISILIGILLLVKSDFKASVMAWTDLINEDEVKKNDRRRILYTCIISVGYALVFEHLGYVISTFLFMIAMLTITSGKETMVKNAIIAVLFSVGVYFVFSTLLSISLPPLPFME, translated from the coding sequence ATGGAAAACAAAACTGTTCGTCCGAATTGGGATGCATTCACTGGTTTATTCGGTGTAGGTTTCGGGCTTATTTACGGCTATATGTCGTACTCAATGCCTCGCGCTGCATTCGGTAATCCGATGGACCCAATTTATTTTCCACTTGGCATTTCAGCCATTTCTATTTTAATTGGCATCCTTTTGCTCGTTAAAAGTGACTTTAAAGCGTCAGTAATGGCGTGGACAGATCTTATCAATGAAGATGAAGTAAAGAAAAACGACCGTCGTCGTATCCTTTATACCTGCATCATCTCCGTTGGTTACGCATTAGTTTTTGAGCACCTTGGTTATGTAATCAGTACTTTCCTGTTCATGATTGCCATGCTGACGATTACCAGTGGTAAAGAAACTATGGTTAAAAACGCGATTATCGCGGTTCTATTCTCTGTTGGTGTTTACTTCGTATTCTCTACGCTATTAAGCATCAGCCTTCCACCACTACCGTTTATGGAATAA